The proteins below come from a single Anguilla rostrata isolate EN2019 chromosome 3, ASM1855537v3, whole genome shotgun sequence genomic window:
- the LOC135249833 gene encoding alpha-2Db adrenergic receptor-like codes for MDLTSQTTIVPNSSDVVNSTSAPRTSPHSLAAAAFIILVVTVIILVTIVGNVLVVVAVFTSRALRAPQNLFLVSLASADILVATLVIPFSLANEVMGYWYFGTTWCAFYLALDVLFCTSSIVHLCAISLDRYWSVTKAVSYNLKRTPKRIKSMIAVVWIISAVISFPPLIMTEHNEHECLLNNETWYILSSCLVSFFAPGVIMILVYCKIYRVAKQRSSTVFVAKNGLERQPSQSETCFVRKDKFETESPSSQSSGSNQRQEELDDIDLEESCASDSKPRNSRFSKRRKVEGSNCCPKQGCRLSWASSRPAQLFQEPNARQQAISKTKVAQMREKRFTFVLAVVMGVFVLCWFPFFFTYSLHAICRQSCTIPGALFDLFFWIGYCNSSVNPIIYTIFNRDFRKAFKKIIWRTAKRT; via the coding sequence ATGGATCTGACCTCGCAGACTACTATTGTGCCAAACTCCTCCGACGTTGTCAACAGCACGAGCGCCCCGAGGACTTCACCTCATTcactggcggcggcggcgttcaTCATCCTGGTTGTCACCGTTATTATTTTGGTGACTATCGTGGGTAACGTGCTGGTCGTTGTCGCCGTGTTCACCAGCCGCGCACTCCGCGCGCCGCAGAATCTTTTTCTGGTCTCTTTGGCGTCTGCAGACATCCTCGTGGCTACGTTGGTCATTCCATTCTCTCTGGCTAACGAGGTCATGGGATATTGGTACTTCGGAACTACGTGGTGCGCGTTCTACCTGGCGCTGGATGTCCTCTTCTGCACGTCCTCCATCGTTCACCTCTGCGCAATCAGCCTGGACAGGTACTGGTCCGTGACCAAAGCCGTCAGCTACAACTTGAAAAGGACTCCTAAGCGGATCAAGTCCATGATCGCTGTGGTGTGGATCATATCAGCGGTAATTTCTTTCCCACCGCTGATTATGACGGAGCACAACGAGCACGAATGCTTGTTAAACAACGAAACGTGGTACATCCTCTCCTCGTGCCTGGTGTCATTTTTCGCTCCGGGCGTAATTATGATTCTGGTCTACTGTAAAATTTACAGAGTGGCCAAACAGCGGTCCTCCACGGTGTTTGTCGCCAAAAACGGTCTGGAGAGGCAACCCTCGCAGTCGGAGACGTGTTTCGTGCGCAAGGATAAGTTTGAGACGGAGAGCCCGAGCAGTCAGAGTTCAGGCAGCAACCAGCGGCAAGAGGAGTTGGACGATATCGATCTCGAGGAGAGCTGCGCGTCGGACAGCAAACCCAGGAACTCGCGCTTTTCGAAACGAAGGAAAGTGGAGGGATCGAACTGCTGCCCGAAACAGGGCTGCCGTCTGTCCTGGGCTTCCAGTCGCCCCGCTCAGCTGTTCCAGGAGCCAAACGCGAGACAGCAGGCCATTTCCAAAACGAAAGTGGCACAGATGCGCGAGAAGCGCTTCACATTCGTCCTCGCGGTGGTGATGGGGGTTTTCGTGCTCTGCTGGTTCCCCTTCTTCTTCACATACAGCCTGCACGCGATATGCAGGCAGAGTTGCACAATTCCTGGCGCTCTTTTCGACCTCTTCTTCTGGATTGGCTACTGTAATAGTTCAGTGAATCCAATTATTTATACAATTTTTAACCGGGATTTCCGAAAAGCGTTCAAGAAAATAATATGGAGAACTGCAAAACGAACTTGA